CGGGTGTGGGAAAAAACTTTGCCACGCTGTGGGCAGAGGCGCAGATCGATCAGGAGCTGGCGCCGGTGGCCTTTGATTGGCGGGGAGAGGCGTTGACCCCCGAGGATCTGTTGTCGGCCTGAGGCGCCTTCAATGACGCCCTCTTCAGCAGGCTGGCTCTCACCGTTTTGTGAGCACAGAATCCGTAAGCGCCGCCGTTCCTTGCGGGATCGGCGGTGCGACGATTCGGAATGCATGTATCAGGAGGCTGCCGCCTCCTTGTACGCCTTCAACGCCTTGAGCCGTTCGCGCTTGAGCGCCTCGCCCAGTTCCGGGCCTTTGAATCCCTTCTCCAGCAACGGCTGAACCGCCACGCTGCGCGCAACGTTCGCAGCGCCGCGCAAGTAATCGGCCTGTGGATAACTGCGCTGCTCCAGGCCTTTGCGTCCGCGTGCATCCATTTCGCAGGCGGCGATGAACTCCTCGAAACGCTGCGGCCGGCGGTAGACGTCGAAGCTTTGCAGCAGCTCCAGCAGCGTCGTGGCCTTCAGCTCAAGGGCACGGTGCCCGTGGGTGTGGTATTGGCCGACCAGCAGCGCCAGTTCCTGGCATTCCTTCGGGGCCTTGAAGCGTTCGTTGACCGCTTTGATTAACTTCAGTCCTTTATGCTCGTGGGCGATGTGCCGCGGCCATTCCTCTTGCGGCGTCAGGCCTTTGCCCAGGTCATGCAGCAGGCAAGCCCAGCGCACGGTCAGGGGTTGCCTGTGCAGCGCCGATTGCTCCAGCACGCTCAAGGTGTGGACGCCGCTGTCGATTTCCGGGTGGTGGGCTTCCGGCTGCGGCACGCCGAACAGCGCATCCACTTCCGGCATCAGCACCTTGAGCGCGCCGCAGTCGCGCAGCACCTGAATGAACACCTGCGGCTGCTCTTCCATCAGGGCGCGGGAGATCTCCTTCCAGTTGCGTTCGGCGGTCAGAGCTTCCAGCTCCCCCGATTCGCTGAGGGTGCGCATCAGTTCAAGGGTCTCGGGCGCGACGGTGAACCCCAGTGCGGCATAACGGGCGGCGAAACGCGCCACGCGTAGCACGCGCAGCGGATCTTCGGCGAACGCCGGGGAAACGTGGCGGAGAATGCGGTCTTCGAGGTCACGCTGGCCGTTGTAGGGATCGGTCAGGTTCTGCCCGTCGTCCTCAGCCATGGCGTTGATGGTCAGGTCGCGGCGGATCAGGTCTTGCTCAAGCGTGACCTCGGGGCTGGCGTGGAAGGTGAACCCGCCATAACCGCGGCCGCTCTTGCGTTCGGTGCGGGCGAGGGCGTATTCCTCGCCGGTCTTGGGGTGAAGGAACACCGGGAAGTCCGCGCCGACCGGGCGAAAGCCCTGAGCGAGCATCTCTTCGGTGGTCGCGCCGACCACCACCCAGTCGATATCGGTGACCGGTTTGCCCAGCAGGCGATCGCGCACGGCGCCGCCGACCTTGTAAATCTGCATAAAAAACCTCCGTTGGCCCGACAGGATAACCCTTGCGCCGGACTTTCGGAGGCTGGAGCGGGATCAAAGATGAATGACGGCCAGGTCGAGCCGACCGTAGTCCCCTTCGCTGTGCTCGTTTCGCGGCGGCACATGGTGGGTTTTCATCACTTGGTCGCCTTGCAGGGTTTCCAGATGGATGTCGAAGCCCCACAACCGGTGCAGGTGCTTGAGCACTTCTTCCGTGGAATCGCCCAAGGGCTTGCGGTCATGCTGCTGGTGGCGCAGGGTCAGCGAACGGTCGCCGCGGCGGTCGATGCTGTAG
This Pseudomonas ekonensis DNA region includes the following protein-coding sequences:
- a CDS encoding multifunctional CCA addition/repair protein; this encodes MQIYKVGGAVRDRLLGKPVTDIDWVVVGATTEEMLAQGFRPVGADFPVFLHPKTGEEYALARTERKSGRGYGGFTFHASPEVTLEQDLIRRDLTINAMAEDDGQNLTDPYNGQRDLEDRILRHVSPAFAEDPLRVLRVARFAARYAALGFTVAPETLELMRTLSESGELEALTAERNWKEISRALMEEQPQVFIQVLRDCGALKVLMPEVDALFGVPQPEAHHPEIDSGVHTLSVLEQSALHRQPLTVRWACLLHDLGKGLTPQEEWPRHIAHEHKGLKLIKAVNERFKAPKECQELALLVGQYHTHGHRALELKATTLLELLQSFDVYRRPQRFEEFIAACEMDARGRKGLEQRSYPQADYLRGAANVARSVAVQPLLEKGFKGPELGEALKRERLKALKAYKEAAAS